One window from the genome of Anser cygnoides isolate HZ-2024a breed goose chromosome 8, Taihu_goose_T2T_genome, whole genome shotgun sequence encodes:
- the SELP gene encoding P-selectin isoform X9 translates to MWRTGMVTQVEAWTYSYSDQGIYSWEQARNYCRTFFTDLVAIQNKEEIGYLNATLPFHKQYYWIGIRKQNSVWTWVGTNKALTKEAENWAKGEPNNRRSNQDCVEIYIKRQQEAGKWNDEPCHKRKTALCYKASCQASTCRPHGECVEVIESYRCECHPGFEGDECDTAVQCPTLNPKGARMTCSHPFGDFRYNSTCDFVCPEGFERRGAGTLQCLASRQWSAETPTCAAVACPELAAPKSGQVNCSHPHGASAFSSTCDFSCQEGFEVTGPERLWCTAGGAWSGAPPHCKAITCPVLRAPEHGEMNCSHLHDSFSFSSTCAFSCQQGFELIGPESRECTAMGTWSGDTPQCKATTCPVLRAPEHGEMNCSHLHDSFSFSSACAFSCQQGFELIGPESSECTAMGTWTGDTPQCKAITCPVLRAPEHGEMNCSHLHENFSFSSTCAFSCQQGFELIGPESSECTAKGTWTGDTPWCKAITCPVLRAPEHGEMNCSHLHENFSFSSACAFSCQQGFELIGPESRECTAMGTWSGDTPQCKAITCPVLRAPEHGEMNCSHLHDSFSFSSTCAFSCQQGFELIGPESSECTAKGIWSGDIPQCKATTCPVLRAPEHGEMNCSHLHDSFSFSSTCAFSCQQGFELIGPESSECTAMGTWTGDTPQCKAITCPVLRAPEHGEMNCSHLHENFSFSSTCAFSCQQGFELIGPESSECTAIGTWSGDTPQCKAITCPMLRAPEHGQMNCSHLYESFTFTSTCAFSCQPGFELKGSQSRVCMAMRTWTGDTPRCRAISCPVLEPPSRGRLNCSHPHGNFTYNSTCTFSCEDGFVRMGAGLLRCQATGNWTSRSPVCKEDAAPFLKQVLVYTSSSALVVAGVVLSGTLLALLAKRLSDREEKKKLLNPTSDLGSPGVFTNAAYDSNL, encoded by the exons ATGTGGAGGACAG GCATGGTGACACAGGTGGAGGCCTGGACGTACAGCTACAGCGACCAAGGGATCTACTCGTGGGAGCAGGCCAGGAACTACTGCCGgaccttcttcactgacctggTGGCCATCCAGAACAAGGAGGAGATCGGGTACCTGAACGCCACCCTGCCCTTCCACAAGCAGTACTACTGGATCGGCATCCGCAAGCAGAACAGCGTCTGGACCTGGGTGGGCACCAACAAGGCGCTGACGAAGGAGGCGGAGAACTGGGCGAAGGGGGAGCCCAACAACCGCCGCTCCAACCAGGACTGCGTGGAGATCTACATCAAGCGGCAGCAGGAGGCGGGCAAGTGGAACGACGAGCCCTGCCACAAGAGGAAGACGGCGCTGTGCTACAAag cctcctgccaggcCTCCACCTGCCGCCCGCACGGCGAGTGCGTGGAGGTCATCGAGAGTTACAGGTGCGAGTGCCACCCTGGCTTCGAAGGGGACGAATGCGATACCG CTGTGCAGTGCCCCACGCTCAACCCCAAAGGAGCGCGCATGACCTGCAGCCATCCCTTCGGAGACTTCCGCTACAACTCCACCTGCGACTTCGTGTGCCCAGAGGGGTTTGAGCGGCGAGGCGCGGGCACGCTGCAGTGCCTGGCTTCACGGCAGTGGTCAGCGGAGACCCCCACGTGTGCAG CCGTCGCCTGCCCCGAGCTGGCGGCTCCCAAAAGCGGCCAGGTCAATTGCTCCCACCCACACGGAGCCTCCGCCTTCAGCTCCACGTGTGACTTCTCCTGCCAGGAGGGCTTCGAGGTGACGGGACCGGAGAGACTGTGGTGCACGGCTGGGGGGGCCTGGTCGGGGGCCCCCCCGCACTGCAAAG CCATCACCTGCCCGGTGCTCAGGGCTCCAGAGCACGGAGAGATGAACTGCTCCCACCTTCATGACAGCTTCAGCTTCAGTTCCACGTGTGCCTTCTCCTGTCAGCAAGGGTTTGAGCTTATAGGGCCAGAGAGCCGGGAGTGCACAGCCATGGGGACCTGGTCTGGAGACACCCCACAATGCAAAG CCACCACCTGCCCGGTGCTCAGGGCTCCAGAGCACGGAGAGATGAACTGCTCCCACCTTCATGACAGCTTCAGCTTCAGTTCCGCGTGTGCCTTCTCCTGCCAGCAAGGGTTTGAGCTCATAGGGCCTGAAAGCAGTGAATGCACAGCCATGGGGACCTGGACAGGGGACACCCCACAGTGCAAAG CCATCACCTGCCCGGTGCTCAGGGCTCCAGAGCATGGAGAGATGAACTGCTCCCACCTTCATGAGAACTTCAGCTTCAGTTCCACGTGTGCCTTCTCCTGCCAGCAAGGGTTTGAGCTCATAGGGCCTGAAAGCAGTGAATGCACAGCCAAGGGGACCTGGACAGGGGACACCCCATGGTGCAAAG CCATCACCTGCCCGGTGCTCAGGGCTCCAGAGCATGGAGAGATGAACTGCTCCCACCTTCATGAGAACTTCAGCTTCAGTTCCGCGTGTGCCTTCTCCTGTCAGCAAGGGTTTGAGCTTATAGGGCCAGAGAGCCGGGAGTGCACAGCCATGGGGACCTGGTCTGGAGACACCCCACAATGCAAAG CCATCACCTGCCCGGTGCTCAGGGCTCCAGAGCACGGAGAGATGAACTGCTCCCACCTTCATGACAGCTTCAGCTTCAGTTCCACGTGTGCCTTCTCCTGTCAGCAAGGGTTTGAGCTTATAGGGCCTGAAAGCAGTGAATGCACAGCCAAGGGGATCTGGTCTGGGGACATCCCACAATGCAAAG CCACCACCTGCCCGGTGCTCAGGGCTCCAGAGCACGGAGAGATGAACTGCTCCCACCTTCATGACAGCTTCAGCTTCAGTTCCACGTGTGCCTTCTCCTGCCAGCAAGGGTTTGAGCTCATAGGGCCTGAAAGCAGTGAATGCACAGCCATGGGGACCTGGACAGGGGACACCCCACAGTGCAAAG CCATCACCTGCCCGGTGCTCAGGGCTCCAGAGCATGGAGAGATGAACTGCTCCCACCTTCATGAGAACTTCAGCTTCAGTTCTACATGTGCCTTCTCCTGCCAGCAAGGGTTTGAGCTCATAGGGCCAGAAAGCAGTGAATGCACAGCCATAGGGACCTGGTCTGGGGACACCCCACAATGTAAAG CCATCACCTGCCCAATGCTCAGGGCTCCAGAGCATGGACAGATGAACTGCTCCCATCTCTATGAGAGCTTCACCTTCACCTCCACGTGTGCCTTCTCCTGCCAGCCAGGGTTTGAGCTGAAAGGGTCGCAGAGCCGTGTGTGCATGGCCATGAGAACCTGGACTGGGGACACCCCACGATGCAGAG CCATCAGCTGCCCAGTGCTGGAGCCCCCGAGCCGAGGCCGCCTGAACTGCTCTCACCCCCACGGCAACTTCACGTACAACTCCACCTGCACCTTTTCCTGCGAGGATGGATTTGTCCggatgggagcagggctgctcagGTGTCAGGCCACAGGGAACTGGACCAGCCGTTCCCCTGTCTGCAAAG AGGATGCTGCCCCCTTCTTAAAGCAAGTCCTGGTTTACACCAGCAGCAGTGCTCTGGTGGTAGCTGGCGTTGTGCTCTCCGGGACGCTCCTTGCCTTACTCGCCAAGCGGCTCAGCGACAGAG aggagaagaagaaactCCTGAACCCCACCAG CGACCTCGGATCACCAGGTGTCTTCACCAACGCAGCCTACGACTCCAACTTGTGA
- the SELP gene encoding P-selectin isoform X1 has translation MGAGSCGWGAQRGQDAGWQRGWVGRGRGCGEGEKLCGLEEARAPLPAQGQARRALRSTGMAVRAHTSLPGTQGTAVGQCFAGRTGALGSRGVCYLGIAAITWGMVTQVEAWTYSYSDQGIYSWEQARNYCRTFFTDLVAIQNKEEIGYLNATLPFHKQYYWIGIRKQNSVWTWVGTNKALTKEAENWAKGEPNNRRSNQDCVEIYIKRQQEAGKWNDEPCHKRKTALCYKASCQASTCRPHGECVEVIESYRCECHPGFEGDECDTAVQCPTLNPKGARMTCSHPFGDFRYNSTCDFVCPEGFERRGAGTLQCLASRQWSAETPTCAAVACPELAAPKSGQVNCSHPHGASAFSSTCDFSCQEGFEVTGPERLWCTAGGAWSGAPPHCKAITCPVLRAPEHGEMNCSHLHDSFSFSSTCAFSCQQGFELIGPESRECTAMGTWSGDTPQCKATTCPVLRAPEHGEMNCSHLHDSFSFSSACAFSCQQGFELIGPESSECTAMGTWTGDTPQCKAITCPVLRAPEHGEMNCSHLHENFSFSSTCAFSCQQGFELIGPESSECTAKGTWTGDTPWCKAITCPVLRAPEHGEMNCSHLHENFSFSSACAFSCQQGFELIGPESRECTAMGTWSGDTPQCKAITCPVLRAPEHGEMNCSHLHDSFSFSSTCAFSCQQGFELIGPESSECTAKGIWSGDIPQCKATTCPVLRAPEHGEMNCSHLHDSFSFSSTCAFSCQQGFELIGPESSECTAMGTWTGDTPQCKAITCPVLRAPEHGEMNCSHLHENFSFSSTCAFSCQQGFELIGPESSECTAIGTWSGDTPQCKAITCPMLRAPEHGQMNCSHLYESFTFTSTCAFSCQPGFELKGSQSRVCMAMRTWTGDTPRCRAISCPVLEPPSRGRLNCSHPHGNFTYNSTCTFSCEDGFVRMGAGLLRCQATGNWTSRSPVCKEDAAPFLKQVLVYTSSSALVVAGVVLSGTLLALLAKRLSDREEKKKLLNPTSDLGSPGVFTNAAYDSNL, from the exons ATGGGAGCAGGCTCCTGCGGGTGGGGAGCCCAGCGGGGGCAGGATgcgggctggcagcggggctgggtcgggaggggaagaggctgtggggagggagagaagctCTGCGGCTTGGAGGAAGCGCGAGCACCGCTgcctgcccagggccaggcaCGGCGGGCACTCCGCAGCACCGGCATG GCTGTGCGCGCTCACACCTCTCTCCCTGGCACGCAGGGCACCGCCGTGGGACAGTGCTTCGCTGGGAGGACGGGGGCTCTTGGCTCTCGTGGCGTCTGCTACCTGGGCATTGCTGCCATCACATGGG GCATGGTGACACAGGTGGAGGCCTGGACGTACAGCTACAGCGACCAAGGGATCTACTCGTGGGAGCAGGCCAGGAACTACTGCCGgaccttcttcactgacctggTGGCCATCCAGAACAAGGAGGAGATCGGGTACCTGAACGCCACCCTGCCCTTCCACAAGCAGTACTACTGGATCGGCATCCGCAAGCAGAACAGCGTCTGGACCTGGGTGGGCACCAACAAGGCGCTGACGAAGGAGGCGGAGAACTGGGCGAAGGGGGAGCCCAACAACCGCCGCTCCAACCAGGACTGCGTGGAGATCTACATCAAGCGGCAGCAGGAGGCGGGCAAGTGGAACGACGAGCCCTGCCACAAGAGGAAGACGGCGCTGTGCTACAAag cctcctgccaggcCTCCACCTGCCGCCCGCACGGCGAGTGCGTGGAGGTCATCGAGAGTTACAGGTGCGAGTGCCACCCTGGCTTCGAAGGGGACGAATGCGATACCG CTGTGCAGTGCCCCACGCTCAACCCCAAAGGAGCGCGCATGACCTGCAGCCATCCCTTCGGAGACTTCCGCTACAACTCCACCTGCGACTTCGTGTGCCCAGAGGGGTTTGAGCGGCGAGGCGCGGGCACGCTGCAGTGCCTGGCTTCACGGCAGTGGTCAGCGGAGACCCCCACGTGTGCAG CCGTCGCCTGCCCCGAGCTGGCGGCTCCCAAAAGCGGCCAGGTCAATTGCTCCCACCCACACGGAGCCTCCGCCTTCAGCTCCACGTGTGACTTCTCCTGCCAGGAGGGCTTCGAGGTGACGGGACCGGAGAGACTGTGGTGCACGGCTGGGGGGGCCTGGTCGGGGGCCCCCCCGCACTGCAAAG CCATCACCTGCCCGGTGCTCAGGGCTCCAGAGCACGGAGAGATGAACTGCTCCCACCTTCATGACAGCTTCAGCTTCAGTTCCACGTGTGCCTTCTCCTGTCAGCAAGGGTTTGAGCTTATAGGGCCAGAGAGCCGGGAGTGCACAGCCATGGGGACCTGGTCTGGAGACACCCCACAATGCAAAG CCACCACCTGCCCGGTGCTCAGGGCTCCAGAGCACGGAGAGATGAACTGCTCCCACCTTCATGACAGCTTCAGCTTCAGTTCCGCGTGTGCCTTCTCCTGCCAGCAAGGGTTTGAGCTCATAGGGCCTGAAAGCAGTGAATGCACAGCCATGGGGACCTGGACAGGGGACACCCCACAGTGCAAAG CCATCACCTGCCCGGTGCTCAGGGCTCCAGAGCATGGAGAGATGAACTGCTCCCACCTTCATGAGAACTTCAGCTTCAGTTCCACGTGTGCCTTCTCCTGCCAGCAAGGGTTTGAGCTCATAGGGCCTGAAAGCAGTGAATGCACAGCCAAGGGGACCTGGACAGGGGACACCCCATGGTGCAAAG CCATCACCTGCCCGGTGCTCAGGGCTCCAGAGCATGGAGAGATGAACTGCTCCCACCTTCATGAGAACTTCAGCTTCAGTTCCGCGTGTGCCTTCTCCTGTCAGCAAGGGTTTGAGCTTATAGGGCCAGAGAGCCGGGAGTGCACAGCCATGGGGACCTGGTCTGGAGACACCCCACAATGCAAAG CCATCACCTGCCCGGTGCTCAGGGCTCCAGAGCACGGAGAGATGAACTGCTCCCACCTTCATGACAGCTTCAGCTTCAGTTCCACGTGTGCCTTCTCCTGTCAGCAAGGGTTTGAGCTTATAGGGCCTGAAAGCAGTGAATGCACAGCCAAGGGGATCTGGTCTGGGGACATCCCACAATGCAAAG CCACCACCTGCCCGGTGCTCAGGGCTCCAGAGCACGGAGAGATGAACTGCTCCCACCTTCATGACAGCTTCAGCTTCAGTTCCACGTGTGCCTTCTCCTGCCAGCAAGGGTTTGAGCTCATAGGGCCTGAAAGCAGTGAATGCACAGCCATGGGGACCTGGACAGGGGACACCCCACAGTGCAAAG CCATCACCTGCCCGGTGCTCAGGGCTCCAGAGCATGGAGAGATGAACTGCTCCCACCTTCATGAGAACTTCAGCTTCAGTTCTACATGTGCCTTCTCCTGCCAGCAAGGGTTTGAGCTCATAGGGCCAGAAAGCAGTGAATGCACAGCCATAGGGACCTGGTCTGGGGACACCCCACAATGTAAAG CCATCACCTGCCCAATGCTCAGGGCTCCAGAGCATGGACAGATGAACTGCTCCCATCTCTATGAGAGCTTCACCTTCACCTCCACGTGTGCCTTCTCCTGCCAGCCAGGGTTTGAGCTGAAAGGGTCGCAGAGCCGTGTGTGCATGGCCATGAGAACCTGGACTGGGGACACCCCACGATGCAGAG CCATCAGCTGCCCAGTGCTGGAGCCCCCGAGCCGAGGCCGCCTGAACTGCTCTCACCCCCACGGCAACTTCACGTACAACTCCACCTGCACCTTTTCCTGCGAGGATGGATTTGTCCggatgggagcagggctgctcagGTGTCAGGCCACAGGGAACTGGACCAGCCGTTCCCCTGTCTGCAAAG AGGATGCTGCCCCCTTCTTAAAGCAAGTCCTGGTTTACACCAGCAGCAGTGCTCTGGTGGTAGCTGGCGTTGTGCTCTCCGGGACGCTCCTTGCCTTACTCGCCAAGCGGCTCAGCGACAGAG aggagaagaagaaactCCTGAACCCCACCAG CGACCTCGGATCACCAGGTGTCTTCACCAACGCAGCCTACGACTCCAACTTGTGA